A window of Acropora muricata isolate sample 2 chromosome 3, ASM3666990v1, whole genome shotgun sequence contains these coding sequences:
- the LOC136912041 gene encoding tetraspanin-9-like isoform X1 encodes MEGQKQCDVTYPLLEDNTDLRVTPKHYDSLEHLRMMGNCLKWITCTFTALILLGGAVMLGLGIWVTTQDTEYKHLAGNLYVTAGYIVLSSFVFIIGFLGACGILLLKPALLKVYFALMLLLLLSELALAVYMYVEKDKIQEHIASNWNETSDDVRIIIQKEFKCCGLTPLNLEHQSSSDQSCFEDNDESKERLGDCYKKLLDWIGENHVILASSAVTVAVLQMFILGGTCRLVTEIQTGDRSVRRIRVAPQRNQGHQIPHGSPGQQDLNQSGVATPQEDGGDNRKPRHKDSSDFEDGSRTKVTRKGWAKRSVRQSSILNLVESQK; translated from the exons ATGGAAGGTCAaaaacaatgtgacgtcacatacCCCCTGTTGGAGGACAACACTGATTTGAGAGTCACACCAAAACACTATGACTCCCTAGAACATCTTCGCATGATGGGGAACTGTTTAAAATGGATTACGTGTACATTTACAGCTTTGATTTTG CTTGGGGGTGCAGTAATGCTTGGCCTCGGGATATGGGTAACAACACAGGATACGGAATATAAACACCTCGCAGGCAATTTG TACGTTACTGCTGGTTACATTGTGCTatcttcatttgttttcattatcG GTTTTCTGGGAGCGTGCGGAATTCTTCTGTTGAAACCAGCACTTCTGAAAGTG TATTTTGCCCTGATGTTATTGTTGCTCCTGTCGGAGCTTGCGTTGGCCGTTTATATGTATGTCGAGAAAGATAAG ATTCAGGAGCACATTGCCTCCAACTGGAACGAAACTTCTGATGACGTAAGAATCATCATTCAAAAAGAG ttCAAATGCTGTGGTCTAACGCCGCTAAACCTGGAACATCAATCAAGCTCTGATCAATCTTGTTTTGAGGATAATGACGAATCAAAGGAAAGACTTGGG GATTGCTATAAAAAATTACTGGACTGGATTGGGGAAAACCATGTGATCCTCGCATCAAGTGCAGTAACAGTGGCCGTTTTGCAg ATGTTCATTTTGGGTGGAACCTGTCGGCTTGTTACAGAAATACAGACTGGTGATAGATCGGTGAGGCGAATAAGGGTAGCACCGCAAAGAAACCAAGGGCATCAAATTCCACACGGATCCCCTGGCCAACAAGATTTGAATCAGTCAGGAGTAGCCACGCCTCAGGAAGATGGAGGTGACAACAGGAAACCACGGCATAAAGACTCAAGTGATTTTGAAGATGGAAGCAGAACTAAAGTCACAAGGAAGGGCTGGGCTAAACGTTCTGTCAGACAAAGTTCAATCCTTAACCTAGTAGAGAGTCAAAAATAA
- the LOC136912041 gene encoding tetraspanin-9-like isoform X2: protein MVHMDKCSVCVRWTLFSFNALVWLGGAVMLGLGIWVTTQDTEYKHLAGNLYVTAGYIVLSSFVFIIGFLGACGILLLKPALLKVYFALMLLLLLSELALAVYMYVEKDKIQEHIASNWNETSDDVRIIIQKEFKCCGLTPLNLEHQSSSDQSCFEDNDESKERLGDCYKKLLDWIGENHVILASSAVTVAVLQMFILGGTCRLVTEIQTGDRSVRRIRVAPQRNQGHQIPHGSPGQQDLNQSGVATPQEDGGDNRKPRHKDSSDFEDGSRTKVTRKGWAKRSVRQSSILNLVESQK, encoded by the exons ATGGTTCATATGGACAAATGTTCTGTGTGTGTGCGATGGacccttttttctttcaacgcTTTAGTCTGG CTTGGGGGTGCAGTAATGCTTGGCCTCGGGATATGGGTAACAACACAGGATACGGAATATAAACACCTCGCAGGCAATTTG TACGTTACTGCTGGTTACATTGTGCTatcttcatttgttttcattatcG GTTTTCTGGGAGCGTGCGGAATTCTTCTGTTGAAACCAGCACTTCTGAAAGTG TATTTTGCCCTGATGTTATTGTTGCTCCTGTCGGAGCTTGCGTTGGCCGTTTATATGTATGTCGAGAAAGATAAG ATTCAGGAGCACATTGCCTCCAACTGGAACGAAACTTCTGATGACGTAAGAATCATCATTCAAAAAGAG ttCAAATGCTGTGGTCTAACGCCGCTAAACCTGGAACATCAATCAAGCTCTGATCAATCTTGTTTTGAGGATAATGACGAATCAAAGGAAAGACTTGGG GATTGCTATAAAAAATTACTGGACTGGATTGGGGAAAACCATGTGATCCTCGCATCAAGTGCAGTAACAGTGGCCGTTTTGCAg ATGTTCATTTTGGGTGGAACCTGTCGGCTTGTTACAGAAATACAGACTGGTGATAGATCGGTGAGGCGAATAAGGGTAGCACCGCAAAGAAACCAAGGGCATCAAATTCCACACGGATCCCCTGGCCAACAAGATTTGAATCAGTCAGGAGTAGCCACGCCTCAGGAAGATGGAGGTGACAACAGGAAACCACGGCATAAAGACTCAAGTGATTTTGAAGATGGAAGCAGAACTAAAGTCACAAGGAAGGGCTGGGCTAAACGTTCTGTCAGACAAAGTTCAATCCTTAACCTAGTAGAGAGTCAAAAATAA
- the LOC136912047 gene encoding histone acetyltransferase KAT8-like → MHCGLCLLHMDPDKNMPGVNGEVKRDPLETSEEKRDIGCKPKKIDDKSSKTRRTSELEGLDAERQCLVQRPNDQQWHPAEIIHIRSAEGGKSEYYVHYHGFNRRLDEWVPMERVDLQQKDETQRVHIPIIEEKVDIDGPERKLTRNQKRKHDEINHVQKTYAEMDPTTAALEKEHEAITKIKYVHKIQFGKYEIDAWYFSPFPDEYGKQAKLWICEYCIKYMKFERTYKEHLGKCTMRQPPGKEIYRKGTISVYEVDGKEHKLYCQNICLLAKLFLDHKTLYFDVEPFMFYLLTEVDREGAHLVGYFSKEKESPDGNNVACILTLPPYQRKGYGKFLIAFSYELSKIEQMVGSPEKPLSDLGKLSYRSYWSWILLDILRNFRGTLSIKDLSNMTSITQEDIINTLQSLNMVKYWKGQHVICVTAKLVEEHVKSAHYRKPVLSVDTSCLKWAPPGRKVKKIKH, encoded by the exons ATGCATTGTGGACTTTGCCTTCTTCACATGGACCCTGATAAAAACATGCCGGGTGTGAATGGAGAAGTGAAAAGAGATCCGCTTGAAACTAGCGAAGAAAAGCGGGACATCGGCTGTAAGCCGAAGAAAATCGACGATAAAAGTTCAAAGACTCGAAGGACGTCAGAGCTTGAGGGACTAGATGCCGAAAGACAGTGTTTAGTTCAGCGACCGAACGATCAACAATGGC ATCCAGCTGAAATTATCCATATCAGATCTGCAGAAGGTGGGAAATCGGAATATTACGTGCATTATCATGGAT TCAATAGACGACTGGATGAATGGGTGCCAATGGAAAGGGTTGATCTTCAACAGAAGGATGAAACTCAAAGGGTTCATATCCCAATTATAGAAGAGAAGGTTGATATTGATGGCCCAGAGAGAAAGTTGACAAGAAACCAAAAACGTAaacatgatgaaatcaatcatGTACAAAAG ACTTATGCTGAGATGGACCCCACCACTGCAGCGCTGGAGAAGGAACATGAAGCT ATTACCAAGATCAAGTATGTGCACAAAATCCAGTTTGGCAAATATGAAATTGATGCATGGTATTTTTCGCCATTTCCTGACGAGTATGGCAAACAAGCTAAACTGTGGATATGTGAATACTGCATCAAGTACATGAAGTTTGAGAGAACCTACAAGGAGCACCTG GGAAAGTGTACAATGCGTCAGCCACCAGGAAAAGAAATTTATCGCAAGGGAACTATATCAGTTTACGAAGTTGATGGAAAAGAACACAAG TTATATTGTCAGAACATTTGCTTGTTGGCGAAACTGTTCCTGGACCacaaaactttgtactttgatGTGGAACCATTCATGTTTTACTTATTAACAGAAGTCGATAGGGAAGGAGCACATCTTGTCGGGTATTTCTCCAAG GAGAAAGAGTCACCCGATGGAAACAATGTTGCTTGCATCCTAACGTTACCTCCATACCAGAGGAAAGGGTATGGAAAATTCTTAATAGCCTTCA GTTACGAGTTGTCGAAGATAGAGCAAATGGTTGGGTCACCAGAAAAGCCTTTGTCCGATCTCGGAAAGTTGAGTTATAGAAGTTACTGGTCGTGGATTTTGCTCGATATACTGCGCAACTTTCGAGGAACACTCTCAATCAAAGATCTCAG TAACATGACAAGTATAACACAAGAAGACATAATAAACACTCTTCAGTCGCTGAACATGGTGAAATACTGGAAAGGACAGCACGTGATATGTGTCACTGCCAAGCTTGTCGAGGAACATGTCAAAAGTGCGCATTACCGCAAACCGGTACTGTCTGTGGACACTTCATGCCTCAAGTGGGCGCCGCCGGGGAGAAAGGTCAAGAAGATCAAGCACTGA
- the LOC136912417 gene encoding uncharacterized protein has product MFTYARRFCRYQVDSGWAWVVCLASFFGQSVIFGTIQSFGTLFISLLNDFSYGESATAWVGSLGYGFLFVIGPVSTVLCEHFGCRVMACTGSVITTISLVLTSFASSIPSMYFTFGVLWGTGGSFVFFSGLLILRFYFNKNLSFANGITMTGAGFGTLVFNIILQEVESKYGWRGGMRALSVFAALTFVGSCAFIPPPDEYMPFERPSLRFRLKRLIDPRPWRDRAFPIWVLSLSFILFAYFFPYTYLVKMALTLGIPVSQGALLVGYFSIAAIFGKLASGRLADIPRVRRIYIYVTSAIILSVSFMCVTAAKTYHGFLAYAITAGFFDGCFVVTVPLITQDIVGKELMAKALGNLYGVLAFPLTLGPPVLGQLYKSTGSFTITFFVSAAFVLVGVSLIYVVQRLRPDLVRKPPLTMEEVIFSLTPSIHSLSVVDTLSGLCVTEPSLPASHIDPMEFASYQRFDSPPREDSRANFVDNTPGKMATQAEMEAVYRQAIERMSREMKSNSCSRKSSDISNVTRSSAPVQLSDGSARGSVMSTAVVTSDTCNPSGLQIDQGEKCDLSKSSETKTAIEEEGGEHCDIQEDRNQEPLVHLDGSSTAPEGQLASTNLVPSPKNSREENDNTKDNDLVLQTQQGTNFATQVFPQQSNEQETALEGAAKEIDASEHVPSAPDQGALQDTDDTRPLLNCNHPSEEEISVGETKEANEFLELVRIPPPPSIPRTGRLVALGLEEKNVQDQETIGLTEPEGSLLSNASLSEISFDTGGNDQLSSRGVSPPKRRRPQLPFVDQLNLLSERLEAVAARQIQEEQLGDGMVVDQRPVFSPAMQSLHLTPLYSANQSVPLTPARTWSSFVNTPVPTPRHTQHSAVHTSTVPTPIPTPQTLSHSVSGVFNVCADTPTSNIIQTQNSNNVFDLQCSPTPSQASGSGRRSGGSSLPETGQGSMDAFGSKRSSCTSSSIANDSISVGDINSMGEPVDVIGTATRERDGAHLNSPVNPILDKEMDLPMANRVQQAHIQSQDRRNPFLDPCLSNHQAELKAAHVQKWANQQNESVNQQISRAHAAEDSHFNNEIQACLPQHLPFISIEMENNSNREPFHQEPVALNPFDQGDECGIPQRQNQEDTIEVEDCDANSKLDQNIVPIKRSSSLLSFTIIQTSLDSNSDYQQEKSSEVPQISCLYKNEVLITIPGANDSTNRITSDPIDVPSTQQRQLPKNAAETEQNPFLDTETTARSQRNPFKEKDLCSKVCDPIETLNRIETDSITVSNHEIHQGFNSNSHLGQDSSFKDDQHVLFQENGLQEIRGVHDDGQSCTATDAVDLTNLNSFLGPREEEFKNIYSEDSPLQTITLTNAQDVTDIPQNIPHHSNFGAETDSNIETAVLAECVLNKDTQLTFKDCTLPADNSLEKSDGVSISPRGADGSHPQHDDADLVGNEMGPQDDLQETILPTQPEPIQTELTALESIQLASGRKCDQDADSKNDWTTFSHGDEVLIFEMDTDNELTDSANSSRDSTNDKREPTFDVDLSSLFPPLQIFSDEQVLIDDHGPTTPQKLPPPPRQVQRKRIDTPISITQKSLSQSASGDDSHVNTKGLTIEGTNKENQEELTPKERVAHEDDTCPVPIDDSSEAENTLSDIQSDLLTDSKLEQTTIPCSNRLSDNSISEILCEEFEADDVKEEIDNPNLEGGIIKCSIHDDIAPLLMQSEESTQYLNLRDLPVDSGVLRGRTSTASSADNSSISSTSTDSSLSENETPYCKLQECSSDSSQTG; this is encoded by the exons ATGTTTACGTATGCGAGGAGATTTTGTCGTTATCAAGTGGATAGCGGTTGGGCCTGGGTCGTCTGCCTTGCTTCGTTTTTCGGGCAAAGCGTTATTTTTGGGACGATACAGTCTTTTGGAACGCTGTTCATTTCATTGCTGAATGATTTTAGCTATGGCGAGTCCGCAACCG CTTGGGTCGGATCTTTGGGTTATGGCTTTTTGTTCGTCATTGGACCTGTCAGCACAGTTCTTTGTGAACATTTCGGCTGTCGCGTCATGGCCTGCACCGGAAGTGTAATCACCACAATTTCCCTGGTTTTGACGTCATTCGCATCAAGTATCCCAAGCATGTACTTCACTTTTGGCGTCCTGTGGGGGACTGGAGGCAGCTTCGTTTTCTTCTCTGGTCTTCTCATACTCAGATTTTACTTCAACAAAAATCTGTCCTTTGCAAACGGAATCACCATGACAGGCGCAGGCTTTGGCACGCTGGTCTTCAACATCATTCTGCAAGAAGTCGAGAGCAAGTACGGCTGGCGTGGCGGGATGCGCGCCTTAAGCGTGTTTGCTGCATTGACATTTGTTGGAAGCTGCGCCTTCATTCCACCACCAGACGAATATATGCCCTTTGAAAGACCAAGTCTTCGTTTTCGCCTCAAGAGGTTGATTGACCCACGTCCATGGAGAGACCGAGCCTTCCCAATATGGGTGCTATCGCTGTCTTTCATTCTGTTCGCATACTTCTTTCCATATACTTATCTG GTTAAAATGGCGTTAACATTGGGTATCCCAGTGTCACAAGGAGCCCTTTTGGTTGGCTATTTCTCGATAGCAGCCATCTTTGGAAAACTCGCGAGCGGCAGACTTGCTGATATTCCTCGAGTTAGACGCATCTACATTTATGTTACCTCTGCAATCATTCTGAGCGTGTCATTCATGTGTGTAACCGCTGCCAAAACATACCATGGCTTTCTGGCTTATGCCATAACTGCTGGATTCTTCGACGGCTGTTTTGTGGTCACTGTACCACTTATCACTCAAGATATCGTCGGAAAAGAGCTGATGGCTAAAGCACTTGGAAACTTGTATGGTGTTTTGGCCTTCCCTTTGACTTTAGGCCCTCCTGTCTTAG gaCAATTGTACAAATCCACTGGCTCCTTCACCATCACATTCTTCGTATCCGCTGCTTTTGTCCTCGTTGGTGTCAGCCTAATCTATGTCGTGCAGCGGTTACGGCCAGACCTGGTTCGCAAGCCGCCACTGACAATGGAGGAGGTGATCTTTTCTCTCACGCCCAGTATTCATTCCTTAAGCGTGGTGGACACACTAAGCGGGTTATGTGTTACAGAACCTTCTTTGCCTGCGTCACACATAGATCCAATGGAATTCGCCTCCTACCAACGGTTCGACAGTCCCCCGCGAGAAGACTCCAGAGCGAACTTTGTTGATAACACGCCGGGTAAAATGGCCACCCAAGCTGAGATGGAGGCCGTTTATAGGCAAGCAATTGAAAGAATGTCAAGGGAAATGAAAAGTAATTCGTGCTCACGAAAGAGTTCAGATATTAGTAATGTTACCAGGTCTTCGGCTCCCGTTCAGCTGAGCGATGGCAGTGCTCGTGGTTCAGTCATGTCAACTGCAGTTGTGACCAGCGACACCTGTAATCCTTCAGGTTTACAAATTGACCAGGGAGAAAAATGCGATTTATCAAAATCAAGTGAAACTAAAACAGCGATCGAGGAAGAAGGAGGGGAACATTGCGATATTCAGGAGGACAGGAATCAAGAGCCACTTGTCCATCTGGATGGGTCCTCTACAGCACCTGAGGGACAACTTGCCTCTACCAACCTTGTTCCCTCGCCTAAAAATTCACGGGAAGAAAATGACAACACTAAAGACAATGATCTTGTCTTACAAACTCAACAAGGGACCAATTTTGCGACTCAAGTTTTCCCACAGCAATCAAATGAGCAGGAAACAGCTTTAGAAGGTGCAGCCAAAGAAATTGATGCGTCTGAACATGTCCCGTCTGCCCCTGATCAAGGAGCACTTCAAGACACTGATGACACTAGGCCCCTTCTGAACTGCAACCACCCTTCCGAAGAAGAAATTTCTGTGGGAGAAACAAAAGAAGCAAACGAATTTCTCGAGCTTGTTCGTATTCCCCCGCCACCTTCGATTCCACGTACTGGGCGGCTAGTTGCTTTAGGCCTTGAAGAAAAGAATGTCCAAGACCAGGAAACCATCGGCTTGACTGAGCCAGAGGGTTCTTTGTTAAGCAATGCATCCCTCTCTGAGATATCGTTTGACACTGGTGGTAATGATCAGCTCTCATCTAGAGGAGTGTCTCCTCCGAAAAGAAGACGACCTCAGCTTCCCTTCGTTGATCAACTTAACTTGTTGAGCGAACGGCTTGAAGCAGTTGCAGCTCGTCAGATCCAGGAAGAACAACTTGGGGATGGAATGGTAGTCGACCAGCGTCCCGTGTTCTCGCCAGCAATGCAGAGTCTACACCTAACACCTCTTTATTCAGCAAACCAAAGTGTACCACTGACCCCTGCACGTACTTGGTCAAGTTTTGTTAATACGCCTGTGCCCACTCCGAGACACACTCAACACAGCGCAGTGCACACTTCCACAGTTCCAACCCCTATTCCCACCCCACAGACCCTTTCCCATAGTGTATCTGGAGTTTTCAATGTCTGTGCAGATACCCCGACATCAAATATCATTCAAACACAGAATTCTAACAACGTCTTCGACCTACAGTGCAGCCCAACGCCTTCACAAGCCTCTGGTAGTGGCCGTCGTAGCGGCGGTTCCTCGTTACCAGAAACAGGTCAAGGATCCATGGACGCGTTTGGATCTAAACGCTCGAGTTGCACAAGCTCATCAATTGCAAATGATTCCATATCAGTGGGTGATATAAACAGTATGGGTGAACCAGTCGATGTAATTGGAACAGCCACTAGAGAGAGAGATGGAGCTCACCTGAATTCGCCAGTCAATCCCATTCTGGATAAAGAAATGGACTTGCCCATGGCTAACCGTGTACAACAAGCACACATCCAGTCTCAAGACAGAAGAAACCCATTTCTTGATCCATGCTTAAGCAACCATCAAGCAGAACTAAAAGCAGCTCACGTGCAGAAATGGGCAAACCAGCAAAATGAATCAGTGAATCAGCAAATATCACGCGCTCATGCAGCAGAAGATAGTCATTTCAACAATGAAATACAAGCATGCTTGCCTCAACACTTGCCATTTATAAGCATTGAAATGGAGAACAATTCAAATAGAGAACCATTCCATCAAGAGCCAGTTGCTTTGAATCCATTTGACCAAGGCGATGAATGTGGCATTCCCCAAAGGCAAAATCAAGAGGACACAATTGAAGTTGAAGATTGTGACGCAAATTCCAAACTGGACCAAAACATCGTTCCCATAAAGCGATCATCGAGTTTGCTTAGTTTCACTATAATTCAAACATCATTGGATTCAAATTCAGATTACCAGCAAGAAAAGTCATCAGAGGTTCCACAGATATCCTGTCTCTACAAAAACGAGGTCCTTATTACAATCCCTGGTGCGAATGACTCCACAAATCGCATCACATCAGATCCTATCGACGTTCCATCCACCCAACAAAGACAGTTGCCTAAAAATGCTGCCGAAACAGAACAGAATCCATTCTTGGATACAGAGACAACAGCAAGATCGCAACGAAACCCTTTCAAAGAAAAGGATTTATGTTCAAAAGTTTGTGACCCAATCGAAACACTTAATCGCATAGAGACAGATTCCATTACCGTCTCAAACCATGAAATACATCAGGGTTTTAACTCTAACAGCCATTTAGGACAAGACAGTTCTTTCAAAGATGACCAGCATGTGCTGTTTCAGGAAAACGGACTCCAGGAAATACGTGGTGTCCATGATGACGGTCAAAGCTGTACGGCCACGGACGCCGTTGATTTAACAAACTTAAATTCCTTTTTGGGTCCAAGAGAGGaagagtttaaaaatatttacagcGAGGATTCCCCTCTGCAGACAATAACACTGACCAATGCACAAGATGTCACAGATATTCCTCAAAACATTCCGCATCATTCCAACTTTGGAGCGGAGACAGATTCCAACATTGAAACAGCAGTCTTAGCTGAATGCGTACTCAACAAGGATACGCAATTGACATTCAAGGACTGTACTCTCCCTGCTGATAATTCACTCGAAAAGTCAGATGGAGTAAGCATATCGCCTCGAGGTGCCGATGGATCACATCCCCAGCATGACGATGCAGATCTCGTTGGTAACGAAATGGGACCACAAGACGATCTGCAAGAAACGATTCTCCCTACACAACCAGAACCAATACAAACTGAATTAACAGCTCTTGAATCTATTCAACTTGCCAGCGGAAGAAAGTGTGACCAGGATGCGGACAGTAAAAATGACTGGACAACGTTTTCTCACGGCGACGAGGTGCTCATTTTCGAGATGGACACCGATAACGAGTTAACTGACTCAGCGAATTCATCACGCGATTCCACTAACGACAAACGAGAGCCTACATTCGATGTGGACCTGTCCAGTCTGTTTCCTCCATTACAGATATTTTCTGATGAACAGGTTCTCATCGATGATCATGGGCCAACCACTCCGCAAAAGTTACCACCACCACCGAGACAAGTCCAGCGAAAGCGAATAGACACGCCAATAAGCATCACACAAAAATCGCTGTCGCAGAGTGCGTCGGGTGATGATAGTCATGTAAATACCAAAGGTTTAACTATCGAaggaacaaataaggaaaaccaagaagagTTGACACCAAAAGAACGTGTGGCACATGAAGATGACACATGTCCTGTCCCTATTGATGATTCATCGGAGGCTGAAAACACTCTCAGTGACATTCAATCGGATTTATTGACTGACTCCAAGCTTGAACAAACTACTATCCCCTGCTCAAACCGGCTCAGTGACAACTCAATATCTGAAATTCTTTGTGAGGAATTTGAAGCCGATGACGTAAAGGAAGAAATCGATAATCCAAATTTAGAGGGGGGTATTATCAAGTGCTCAATTCACGACGATATAGCGCCTTTGCTAATGCAAAGTGAAGAATCTACTCAATATTTGAATCTTCGCGATCTTCCTGTCGATAGTGGAGTTCTTAGAGGACGCACCTCAACTGCGTCATCTGCAGACAATTCAAGTATTAGCAGTACCTCTACAGATTCGAGTTTATCGGAAAATGAGACGCCTTACTGCAAGCTGCAGGAATGTTCATCCGATTCTTCGCAGACAGGTTAA